A stretch of Triticum aestivum cultivar Chinese Spring chromosome 1D, IWGSC CS RefSeq v2.1, whole genome shotgun sequence DNA encodes these proteins:
- the LOC123183280 gene encoding glucan endo-1,3-beta-glucosidase 13 — MALTSHLLVVLLGIAVPLLFFSRAEGGEVGVCYGRMATNLPDPATVVQLLKKNSITMVRIYDTDPTVLRSLANTGIKVTVELTNEELPSAATDQNFADQWVQNNVKAYYPATLINGVTIGNEVFKEASQLNSQLVPAMTKVQAALARLGLADAVKVTTPIAFDALKMSFPPSEGAFRDDIALLVMSPMVNFLQETGSYLMMNIYPYLAYLSTPGMSIDYLLFRPNVGVVDKNSKQTYFSLLDAQLDAVYYAMEKLPSSSLRAGGMRKLTAGGGILEVKLGESHHPTRGHHGVGTRANAQAFTDGLMSKVRGGNSGTTSNKYNRLATSAVGTPHRPNADLDVYIFELFNEDNKPEDEQDFGLFYPNQQPVYQVDFVHGAGPVQPSYCTAKATAGDAALQAALDYACGHGADCSAIQPGKPCYKPNTKLAHASYAFNDYYQKNGRASSACDFGGAGTIVNQAPSGRCDLSPSWCVANAAVGAARLQNALDYACGHGADCTDIQPGARCFDPDTKVAHASFAFNDYYQRHNQAAGTCDFAGAGTIVRQAPKIGNCVLPSRA; from the exons ATGGCGCTGACGAGTCACCTCCTGGTCGTCCTCCTCGGCATCGCAGTGCCGCTGCTCTTCTTCTCCCGTGCAG AGGGGGGCGAGGTAGGCGTGTGCTATGGGAGGATGGCGACTAACCTGCCTGACCCGGCGACCGTGGTGCAACTGCTCAAGAAGAACAGCATCACCATGGTGAGGATCTACGACACCGACCCGACGGTGCTGCGCTCGCTGGCCAACACCGGCATCAAGGTCACGGTGGAGCTAACCAACGAGGAGCTGCCCTCCGCTGCCACGGACCAAAATTTCGCTGATCAATGGGTGCAGAACAATGTCAAGGCGTACTACCCTGCCACACTGATCAATGGCGTGACGATCGGGAACGAGGTCTTCAAAGAGGCTAGTCAGTTGAACTCTCAGCTCGTCCCGGCCATGACGAAGGTGCAAGCGGCGCTGGCTCGCCTGGGCCTGGCGGACGCCGTGAAGGTGACCACGCCCATCGCGTTCGACGCGCTCAAGATGTCATTCCCGCCGTCTGAGGGCGCGTTCCGTGACGACATCGCGTTGTTGGTGATGAGCCCCATGGTCAACTTCTTGCAGGAAACCGGGTCGTACCTCATGATGAATATCTACCCGTACCTTGCGTACCTGAGTACTCCGGGCATGTCCATCGACTATCTCTTGTTCCGCCCCAACGTTGGCGTTGTTGACAAGAATAGCAAGCAAACGTACTTCAGCCTCCTCGACGCGCAGCTTGACGCTGTGTACTATGCGATGGAGAAGCTGCCGTCCTCCAGCCTGCGTGCTGGGGGGATGAGGAAGCTCACAGCAGGGGGCGGAATACTGGAGGTGAAGCTTGGTGAGAGTCACCACCCAACCAGAGGCCACCATGGCGTGGGAACAAGAGCCAACGCCCAAGCGTTCACCGATGGTCTCATGAGCAAAGTGCGTGGCGGTAACTCCGGCACCACCTCAAACAAATATAACCGGCTCGCCACCAGTGCTGTCGGCACCCCGCACCGTCCCAACGCCGATCTTGACGTGTACATCTTCGAACTCTTCAATGAGGACAACAAGCCCGAAGACGAGCAGGACTTCGGGTTGTTCTACCCAAACCAGCAGCCCGTGTACCAAGTCGACTTCGTCCATGGTGCCGGCCCCGTGCAACCGAGCTACTGCACCGCGAAGGCCACAGCCGGGGACGCGGCCCTGCAGGCGGCGCTGGACTACGCGTGCGGCCACGGGGCGGACTGCAGCGCCATCCAGCCAGGCAAGCCCTGCTACAAGCCCAACACCAAGCTTGCGCACGCGTCGTACGCCTTCAATGACTACTACCAGAAGAACGGCCGGGCCAGCAGCGCGTGCGACTTCGGCGGTGCCGGCACCATTGTCAACCAGGCACCATCAG GCCGCTGCGACCTTAGCCCGAGCTGGTGTGTCGCGAACGCAGCGGTGGGCGCCGCACGGCTGCAGAACGCGCTGGACTACGCCTGCGGTCATGGCGCGGACTGCACTGACATCCAACCTGGAGCACGGTGCTTCGATCCCGACACCAAGGTCGCCCATGCGTCCTTCGCGTTCAATGACTATTACCAGCGCCATAACCAGGCCGCCGGAACGTGCGACTTCGCCGGTGCCGGTACCATTGTCCGGCAGGCACCAA AGATAGGCAACTGCGTGCTGCCGTCAAGGGCCTGA